In one Nocardioides luteus genomic region, the following are encoded:
- a CDS encoding methylenetetrahydrofolate reductase, whose protein sequence is MDLQQRISDRAGEILLFAVTPPRVTTDPERVQQIAEVTLERIRPLDVDGLILYDIDDESDRNPEERPFPFVRTLDPAEFLERNLAGLDVPAVVYRATGKYDESTLRDWVKTQDPARALSVFVGASSGEKRVSTSLRRAQEIRRETNPDLLLGAVAIPERHTAKGDEHLRLIAKQEAGCSYFVSQVVYDVNAAKNLVSDYRYECETRGLQPVPIVFTFSVCGSMKTLEFLRWLGVDVPRWIENELRHATDTLDASLEQAEATAIELMSFCRQLGVPFGINIESVSIRKVEIEASVRLAERLRGKLER, encoded by the coding sequence GTGGATCTGCAGCAGCGCATCAGTGACCGGGCCGGTGAGATTCTGCTTTTCGCCGTCACCCCGCCGAGGGTGACGACGGACCCCGAGAGGGTGCAGCAGATCGCAGAGGTCACGCTCGAGCGGATCCGGCCGCTCGATGTCGACGGGCTGATCCTCTACGACATCGACGACGAGTCCGACCGCAACCCCGAGGAGCGGCCGTTCCCGTTCGTACGCACCCTCGACCCCGCCGAGTTCCTCGAGCGCAACCTCGCCGGTCTCGACGTACCGGCCGTCGTCTACCGCGCCACCGGGAAGTACGACGAGTCGACGCTGCGCGACTGGGTCAAGACCCAGGACCCGGCCAGGGCGCTGTCGGTCTTCGTCGGCGCCTCCTCGGGCGAGAAGCGGGTCTCCACCAGCCTGCGTCGCGCTCAGGAGATCCGCAGGGAGACCAACCCCGACCTGCTCCTCGGTGCCGTCGCGATCCCCGAGCGACACACCGCCAAGGGTGACGAGCACCTGCGCCTGATCGCGAAGCAGGAGGCCGGCTGCTCCTACTTCGTGAGCCAGGTCGTCTACGACGTCAACGCCGCCAAGAACCTCGTCTCCGACTACCGCTACGAGTGCGAGACCCGCGGCCTGCAGCCGGTGCCGATCGTGTTCACCTTCTCCGTGTGCGGCTCGATGAAGACCCTGGAGTTCCTCCGCTGGCTCGGCGTCGACGTCCCGCGCTGGATCGAGAACGAGCTGCGCCACGCCACCGACACGCTCGACGCCTCGCTCGAGCAGGCCGAGGCGACCGCGATCGAGCTGATGTCCTTCTGCCGCCAGCTCGGGGTGCCGTTCGGTATCAACATCGAGTCCGTCTCGATCCGCAAGGTCGAGATCGA
- a CDS encoding HpcH/HpaI aldolase/citrate lyase family protein produces the protein MSTTQIAEKREVREANRVEGHNARSWLLVSAMRTEIFDDAQLSRADQIILDMEDAIDTSLKAQARENVTSWLKGGGRAWVRINDWTTEDWSEDLAALAGIETLAGVMLAKTESPDQVTDTFQRLGGSTPVIPLLESALGIEDAATIARARGAYRLAFGSGDYRRDTGAENDPLAMAYPRTKLVLASRIGNLPGPIDGPTVGSSHPLLREQGADGVAMGMTGKLCLDLEQPAVINESFSPSPSDVTWAYEFLHKFEEGGRVIRDGSDKPRLARAETIKRRAELFKIKPDTETYDAPVSGPSVY, from the coding sequence ATGAGCACAACCCAGATCGCCGAGAAGCGCGAGGTGCGCGAAGCCAACCGAGTCGAGGGCCACAACGCCAGGTCCTGGCTGCTGGTCTCCGCGATGCGTACCGAGATCTTCGACGACGCACAGCTGAGCCGCGCCGACCAGATCATCCTCGACATGGAGGACGCGATCGACACCTCGCTCAAGGCGCAGGCCCGCGAGAACGTGACCAGCTGGCTGAAGGGCGGCGGCCGCGCCTGGGTACGCATCAACGACTGGACCACCGAGGACTGGAGCGAGGACCTCGCCGCGCTGGCCGGGATCGAGACGCTCGCCGGGGTGATGCTCGCGAAGACCGAGTCGCCCGACCAGGTGACCGACACGTTCCAGCGGCTCGGCGGATCGACCCCGGTGATCCCGCTGCTCGAGTCGGCGCTGGGGATCGAGGACGCCGCGACGATCGCGCGCGCCCGCGGCGCCTACCGGCTCGCGTTCGGCTCCGGCGACTACCGCCGCGACACCGGTGCGGAGAACGACCCCCTCGCCATGGCCTACCCGCGGACCAAGCTCGTCCTCGCCTCGCGGATCGGCAACCTTCCGGGCCCGATCGACGGCCCGACGGTCGGCAGCAGCCACCCGCTGCTCCGTGAGCAGGGTGCCGACGGCGTCGCGATGGGCATGACCGGCAAGCTCTGCCTCGACCTCGAGCAGCCCGCGGTGATCAACGAGTCGTTCAGCCCGTCTCCGTCCGACGTGACCTGGGCCTACGAGTTCCTCCACAAGTTCGAGGAGGGCGGCCGCGTCATCCGCGACGGCAGCGACAAGCCCCGCCTGGCTCGTGCCGAGACGATCAAGCGTCGCGCCGAGCTGTTCAAGATCAAGCCGGACACCGAGACCTACGACGCCCCGGTCTCCGGCCCGAGCGTCTACTGA